TGTGCAAGGGACGCATCCAGGCTGTGAACGCCAGCCATATGAACACTATCGGAGCCAGCCAGAACACTGCTCTGGGCTCACACGCTCGCCGCCATATCCGGCACAGCACTGAAATCACCTGATCCAACACTTGATATTTCCTATCCGAACATTGATTCGTAACGCTTCAGAAATGAAGGCCACGCCTGAAGATTCACCAGACGTGGTGGCTGCCTGCCTGACAGCACCTCGACGAGTTGTTGCGCGCCCATGCGCGCTGCGTTGCGTCGCGCCTCATGTGTGACGCCTGCCGTATGATACGTGGCTACGACATTGTCCATTCGTAACAATGGGTGACTGTCCGCCGGAGGCTCAACCATCCAGACATCCAGCCCCGCACCTGACAGATGACCAGACTCCAGAGCCTCGGCCAGTGCCTGCTCATCATGAATGCCACCCCTTGCTGTCGACAAAAACGTCGCCCCCCTCTTCATTGCCGCAAACTGCGACGCATCAAACAGGTTGCGAGTCTGGTCGTTCAATGGACAGTGAAGCGATACCACATCACTTCTGGCAATCAACTCCTGCAGACCAACTGGCTCGACTCCTCGATCCGTCAGTTCAACACCATCGAGCAGCGGGTCATACCCCAAGACTTGCATCCCGAACGCAGCGGCAAGCTTCGCGACACGCTGGCCGATGTTGCCCACACCAACGATACCGATGGTCAGCCCACGGATCTCATGGCCCATAAGATCCTCACGGGTGCCATACCGCGCCGCACGCATGACTCGATCCGACTCAGCGATACGGTGCCGCACGCCAAGCAGCAATCCCATTGTGTGTTCAGCCACAGAATCCGCATTACACCCACTCTGGTTGACCACCAGCACACCCCTTGCCGAGCATGCGGCAACGTCCACCGGATCGTAACCAGCTCCCGAACTCGACACACACAAAAGGTTTGGAGCCCGCTCCAGGAACTCAGCATCGACACGCCAATCGACAGGGACTTCATCGCGCGCGGCGCAAATATGGTACGCATGGGCCGAGTGCAGTACCAGATCCAGATCAGTCCTGTCATCACCTGGTCTGCAAACAGTCAGGCTGAGCCCCGCTTCCTGTCCGATGATCTGATCAAAAACAGGGTCTAGCCAGAAATCCATCCGAATCAATGATTTGTGTTTCAAAGTTGTCTCCGTTCAGTCATGGCCACAAGCCTGACGTTCTATTATTCGGCACACGCACAGGCAAGCAAATTTCTTGCATCAAATACAGGGCATCTGCAAAATCGAAACCACTAGATGTCACTTGATGCTACCCGCTCAAACATCCACTCCTGACACACAGACTCACCAGAACATAGAAAAAGTGAAGCGACTCTTCTGGCATCGTCTCACTCGGCCTTCGCGCTGATTCTCTCAATGGCAAAGGCTGCGGCAGCAAGCCCCATACTAGCCGTGACTGTCACGAGCGAACCGTAACCCGCACAGGCGAGTGCTGATCCGCCCTCCAATTTATCAGGGCGCGTGACCGGTTGTTCCAGCCAAAGCACGGACACACCCATCGGAGCGATCCGCCGCCCTCGAGCAGATGCATAACCGTGCTGCTTTCGCAACGTCTGACGTAATCTTGCGAGTAGAGGATCATGGGTTGCGTCACGCAGGTCACCGCGCCTGAGTGAAAGCGCATCGGTCTTGCCTCCCGCAGCGCCACAGACAATGAGGGACTGCTGGCGTGAACGGGCACAGAGCACCATCGCAACCTTGGCGTGCAGGTGGTCAGTGCAGTCCAGAACGACGTCTGCTCCTGGTGGAATGGTCGTCTGGACATTATCGGGTGTGACAAAGTCATCCAGACTCACAACCTGGCACAAGGGGTTGATCTGTGCCACCCGCTCGGCCATAGCATGAACCTTTGACTGACCCAGGGTGCTGTCAAGCGCATGCACCTGCCGATTGATGTTGGACTCAGCCACGTGATCCATGTCCACCAACGTGAGACGTCCAACCGCACTACGGGCCAGCGCCTCGACCGCCCACGAACCAACCCCACCTATTCCCGCCACGACCACATGGGACCGGGCGAGCACATCCAGCACATCGGCACCAAAAGCGCGCCCAAGCGACCCGAAACGACGCTCGGGGTCAACCTCGCAAACTGGGGCGGTTTCTATAAAAACCGGGTCCGGAAGCGACCCGGGGCCGGTGAGACGCGTGGAAGAAGGATCATTCATACTGGCAAGCACCCGACAATAATGGACTCTACACAACGATTTTTGCACGAAGCGCTGCATTTGGCCGGATTGCGCCCCTTTCATCTCGACAATCCCCATCCCTCGCCGCACAATACCTGACAAGACTGTGAAACTGCTACCCATACCCCTTCG
This sequence is a window from Orrella marina. Protein-coding genes within it:
- a CDS encoding hydroxyacid dehydrogenase, producing the protein MKHKSLIRMDFWLDPVFDQIIGQEAGLSLTVCRPGDDRTDLDLVLHSAHAYHICAARDEVPVDWRVDAEFLERAPNLLCVSSSGAGYDPVDVAACSARGVLVVNQSGCNADSVAEHTMGLLLGVRHRIAESDRVMRAARYGTREDLMGHEIRGLTIGIVGVGNIGQRVAKLAAAFGMQVLGYDPLLDGVELTDRGVEPVGLQELIARSDVVSLHCPLNDQTRNLFDASQFAAMKRGATFLSTARGGIHDEQALAEALESGHLSGAGLDVWMVEPPADSHPLLRMDNVVATYHTAGVTHEARRNAARMGAQQLVEVLSGRQPPRLVNLQAWPSFLKRYESMFG
- a CDS encoding tRNA threonylcarbamoyladenosine dehydratase, with amino-acid sequence MNDPSSTRLTGPGSLPDPVFIETAPVCEVDPERRFGSLGRAFGADVLDVLARSHVVVAGIGGVGSWAVEALARSAVGRLTLVDMDHVAESNINRQVHALDSTLGQSKVHAMAERVAQINPLCQVVSLDDFVTPDNVQTTIPPGADVVLDCTDHLHAKVAMVLCARSRQQSLIVCGAAGGKTDALSLRRGDLRDATHDPLLARLRQTLRKQHGYASARGRRIAPMGVSVLWLEQPVTRPDKLEGGSALACAGYGSLVTVTASMGLAAAAFAIERISAKAE